One Osmia lignaria lignaria isolate PbOS001 chromosome 4, iyOsmLign1, whole genome shotgun sequence genomic window, ttaaatattaatccctTCAGGAATAGAAAATTCATTCGGGGGAGAGTCAATTTTACACAATTGAAACTAGTACATCTAAATTTTTTCAAGATTACCTAAGAACTTCAGGTATCGAAGCAGTAGTCTGCGAGGAAAGAGAAAATGGAGATAAACGACGGGAACGAGTAGAAAGAAGGAAGTGTTGGCGTGGGTGTACCAATGGAATCGAGCAGGTATTAGCGTGTGGGTGGCAGAGGTAAGAGGTAAAAGCCAtggagaaagaggagaagaaacgACAGAGTGTAAGAGTGGGAGAGGAACAGCAGGCAGGAGGGGTACATCAGAAACCTGATTTTAATTAGTCCACAGTTTAATTACTCGGCAGATAAATCGTGCACGTGCACCGCATAAACTAGCCGCTTTCATTTTTCCCCGGACGCGGCCGGCACGGTCGCGTTTACCTCTACGCCGCGAGAATGCGGGATGGGTCATTGTTACTAGCTCGCTTTCCGCTCGCGGAAAGAGAAATGACCGTGGTTAAACCGTCATCGAATCGGCTGAATAATCGTCGACTAGCTGACCGGTCTGAGACTCTTAATCCTTCCATGCCGAGGCTTTCTTTGAAACTGAGCTGGAGGTGAATCGTTTTTCTTCGAAGggtggttaaaaaaaatatttaaaggaacagtgtaaattttagaaaataaaaacagtatgaaatacaaaattaatttaaaattcagactctctccatggtccgccatccgaggattaaTTGTATCCTTCTAATGTAtcttattaattatcaataaacaTGGTAAAACTCAATATCAATTTCAATGATTattcaaagaataaattaaaaaaaataaaaagaaattaatacatCACCATCGGTAAATTGAAAAAGCAAAAAAGAATGATCAGAGATTGCGGGATAAAACGCGTTATCAAGAGCGAAGTCATTAAAACGGGAAACGTTTCAGTGTCGGTAATACCGCTGGTGGATGATTCGCCACGCGAAGGTGTTAATGCACAGTCAACAAATCATTTTGTTCGTTTTGGGAAAATCTGTTGACGCTACGCCACGGGAATGCGGAATGGGTCATTGTTACCGGCTCGGCCGCGGAAAGAGAAATGACCGCGTGCTCCTGTCATCGAATCATCCGGTTCACGGTCGTGATATGTATATACACAGCCGCGTACGTTACCCTATATAAAACCGTGCGTGTGTGTGGTTTTTTGCATACACTATCCGCACCGTACATACACGTACTTTCCGCGCTTTTACCGACAATAAAACGGTGTCACGGTGAAATCGAAACTATAAACCGTGTTAGGTGTCGGTCGCTCGTAAAATTCGCACGATCGACGCCCTTAGATTGTTTTACCAATTAAACGAGCCTCGTTCGATCAGAGAATATGATCAGGAATAATAATCGAGAGGCAATAAGATCATACGTAGAATCAAGAATATAAATGCACATTTAGAATCAATATATTAGTTTAAATTTAATGTGTACCAGATATGTTCATTTACAATTACAACTACGAAGCAAAGTATGAAAAAGAGAATCGGTAAGAATCGGGGTGGGAAGACAATAAATCGAAAGACAGCAGGACGTTCGTTATGAGGTCGGTCGTGTCGGCGACCACGGGCAAAGGATGAATTAAACTTTGAATTTCGCTAATTACAGATCCTGATACAGAGTTCGCAGAAAATTGAAGTGGCCTGGACTGCGTGTATTCGTGAACAAGGCAAAAGCCGATATCCTCGAGGAGGAAGCCGATAGGCGACTTCTTTCGCGACACGAATAAAACCGCCGATACCTGTATCGGCCTGAGCACCGTCCCGCTAACGGTTTCCCCCATTCTAATTAACATTCCGCGTATTTATTAGACGCGGATCTGCAATTAATCAGGTGGATTCAATTAGCGAATTACCAATTAGCACGCACGCGTTCACACGCTCTCGGACACCGCTTCAGATCCTGTTGGACGATTACGGAATAATCGTGTTCCATGAAACGGCGACTTTAAAAACGATCGTCTTGAActataattctaatattctgaagATTTAAGATACGAAATGTTTGGAAATGATGGATCTTTTTGAACAAAAACGAAATTCATGGAGGAgggttgaatttttattaaataaactcaCCTCTCTTCAGCCTCTTTCATCCACCTTTCGAGGACCGGCTTTATCTTTTGCGCGCTCTTTGGCGTGATGTCCAACTTTTCGAATCTAGAGCCAACAATAAGTTATGATTCTCGTTCTCTCTGTTCGCGTTTTACGAACAGACGAACTCGAAAAAGATACGATTCCACGCGGAAGACGTAAAGACATGATTTAAACAAActctatttaatttcaatttcatcccTTGATGATTACTCGgacattaaattaattttaaaaaataagagtCGTCACtctattaatatttgaaatcattGTTGGTCACgagaaaaaaatttgatatttaaaaaagtttctGGCCAACCCTTAATCTTTTCCTCGTTCATTCTCAgtgaaaattgaagaaagacAGGTCCATGAAAATTCGTCTTTTCGTCTTCGGCTAAAGGAGCACTAAGAGGCATGCATTGACTCAAAAAACAGGACATTGACAATGCGTGCATGCTTAGAGGTTTTGGTGATGCCGTGTATGATGTTGCCAACGCGTTTGATCGTTCTAAACGAGACACGTTATTTGTTCAAGAAAAACAAGATCAACGACTAGAAACATGAAAATCTAAGCAACACATTCGACGGACgccaaaatttaataattttttttttctcctttgttCGCGAGTTGGCGACATCATGCCCAAGTTTGCCAATGCCCTGGCTCGAAGAAAATTCGTTAACAAGTGCTCCTTTCGCATCTGATTTTTGCCAGAAACGGAGTTAGAAATTAGTTAAGAGTGCTCGCAGCTATACCCAAATATGTCCCATTCGCAACTATCGTAACGTGAGATGATCGGTAGAGAATCGATGACGAACGAAGGAAGAAAGATAGATAGAAAAGGAAGACACAAGAAAACTTTGTACCGGTTCTTGTTAACGAAATAACGTGATTAACCTTTTGTAATTTGGATCAACGAAGTCTCGCATGCTTGGGTATAACTGCTATCCTTCGAGAGGATTTGAAAAAAGTTTTTAGATCTTTAGGTAAATTAAGTAGAATGAGGGGTGAACGTACGTAGCGTGCTGCTGAGAGGCAATCTGCGTGGCAGCGTACATCTGGGTAGCCAGGGCACTGGGGAACAATCACCAATGCTTAAATTAGTCGTTACGATAAGAACTCTTGGATCTAGAAACAGTGTTTCTACTTGCCACCGGCATTACCACGATGGTTCCTCCCGTTCTCACGGGGCAAACATTGATCATTATTTAGAAATGAACATTCCTCCTCGgagaaatgaatttttcgaGGAACCACCGTGGCAGATCACACATTATACATTTCTCAGAGAGTACGGATCGCGTGAAAATTCAATAACGTTCTGTCAGGGATCGGTTAATTCGATGTATTGCTAATTGAACGCGGATTCAGGGATATACGGTGTTAAAGTTTGATCCTTGGTCTAGAAATGTATAGGAGGtagatattttatttctattatttttcccgGCCATTTCCAGTGACCTGGCACACTGTTGTTAATGGTAACCTGTATCGTTTCGATTCGGTTCTCATCAGCGACGTCCGTTTGAAGTTTAtcagaaaaaggaaaggaaagatacGTGAATTTCACACTCACCTGCATATGGCACTTTGGCTGTAAGCTGGCCCCTCTGTCACGCTCAGGGCCTGTCCGACCTGGGTTTGCGTCAGACCCAGGGATAATCTACGGAGTTTGAACACCTTCGCGAACTCTTTGATCTCCTCCAGATTGATCCCGTCAACTACGTTGTTCGTGGCCTCGTTAATTGTCGGctgatctgtaattaatatcaCAAAACGTGTTTGTTTGAAATTCTGTTCGAGGAAAAAAATTTCCTACGATCGGACCGACCCTGTATCATAATTATTTTCATCGCGCCAATCAACGCGTTTAATATAGAGTCCGAAGGAAATTGATATTTCGAAGAAAAGTCGGATACAATGGATTCCTCGGAATGTTTCGCAGTTCCAGCTGTCTAATGACATTAGGCGGCTTCGTTAAAGCAGCTTCAGCTACACCGATTTCTCTCATAAATCTATCACCCCGAATGTACACGCATGCAATAGAGGTGCCCACATACTCCGCAATCTCGACCAGTTCGCCTGGTTTCTGCATCGTGCAATAAACGGCAAATCCTTCTTCGCTGGCACCTTGTTTCTACGCTCGTTAATTATCAATCGAACGTGCCATCCTTCTCGTACAAAAAAACACCGAGTTGCTTGACTTTCTCGAGTGTCGTTTACAAAGTACCCTATTTCGACGAATGTACGGATGACATAggtagaaagaaaattttttaatcatcgACGCACGTAGTCTATCAAATCTATCAAATTACcataagtgaaaataaaaagtaccaCACCTACGCGGTGCGTTGAACTTACATAGTGCCTACTCGAACGATTAACGAACTAGTTTGAACGTTTCAGTAAATCAAGTTTCCTCATTTTTCACGACAGATCAATCAGCAATAAGATTGagcggtttcctcgtcgaaagACAACGAATTCATTGCTTCTAATTCTGTTGATTATCAATAGCCGAAGATAAACCGTTTCCTCGTCAAGGACAATTGATCTTGATTCGCGTGCCGCTGTTAATTCAACGAACATCGAAATTTTCCGAAGCAACAACTTTGTAATAATAAGAGCGCTCTTGTAGAACAACCATTTGGAATTTACACTCTATTGTCGGGAGGAAAGAAAAACGGCGTGCGTGTCTTACGAAATTCACGAATGCTCGTTCAAGGATCCATCGAGGATAGGTTAACAAAGATGCAGATTTATCAAGCAACGCGGCAACTGGCAGCAGCAATTGAGAATCGTTAGGCTCGTATCGGGCCGACGATTATTCTATCGAGCGTGGATTGACGAAGTGCCAGCCCGGGCAATGAttgtgaattattaaaattattgtctGGAGGTTACGCGCATCGTTGGAATGTTTATGGCTTCCCAGAAGGCAGCAAGGAACTAACTAATACATCGTAATGAGACGAGCATTCTACGATATCCTATTAGGATTATTAAGAGCTCCGCGCGGTTCGCCTCCATTATTATTTACCAGCTTTGACCGTGCGCTTAATGTTGAATTCGACGAAGGAAGGAAACGCGATTCGAAGCAACCAGCCGGCAATGCTTGAATTTGTAATATGTTACAAGAGATTCTTGGAGGTGAATaagattattagaaaatttttgggaaaattagaaaagtttagaaattgaaattttcaagacCAAAGCGTTCCAACGGTGTCACCAAAAAATGTCAAAATGAATTTGTAATATGCTTCAAGAGATTCTTAGAAAATTTTTTggcaaaattagaaaaattagaaaaatttagaaaaaagaaatgtatctTACTGGGCGAATCGTTCAGATCATCCTCCTCTTCTTTCGAACTGTGCATGCTACTGGGGGACGCTTTCACACCGACACCACTGTGTCCATGCGTGGTCGTGATAGTGATTTCCCCGTTGCTGGCCGCCAGTCTGTTCAGGGCCGATGCTGCGGATACCACGGACTCGTTCAAAGGCGACGATTGCTCTGGCCTCTCTCTGTGATGCTTCTCCGTCGGCTGCGAGGGACACGGGTGTTAGTAACGGATTAGTAGCTCAACCAGCAACGACAATGCTCCTCTCTTCCACGCCAATTATACACTTAATAATGAGACCACGGCCTCTCTTTCGATCGGGACACTTTAGAGTCTAATTAGTGGAAGAAACGACGCCGCGGAATACTTTCTTAACGAGATCGCTTGCTATCGGGGAATTATTCTGCTTGTTCCGTTGATCTTGCGCTGGTTAAGCCCTTCCACCTTCCGAGGGACCATGGTTACCTCGTATATCGTCCACCAGTTACCCGGTCGTTTATATTGTTACGGGACGACGGGGGTGATTGTAGGACCGAGGGCATCGAGAggatatcggaaacgaagcggtgTTAGTTATTGACGAAACCGAGGTAAATCAAAATTCTTTGATAGAGAACGAATGATTATTGAACCGAACGAAATGGATGAtcgattcgaagaaaaatattaacaagtTCGATTGATATTTCAATGGTCTTACGtttcaaaaatattgataattaatttaaatcacGCGGTCGATATCGAATACTCCAATTACGACGAGCTAATATTTCACGAAATCAGGACCTCGTGTTTTTCAAAGTGCTCTCGTGTAAGCGTAGAAAAGGCGCAAATTATTCCGTTCCCGAGTAATCACCGGTCTACGTACCGTGTAGTGATTCATGTGAGAGCCGTGTCGATGGCCGTGTTGCTGCGGCGACGTCGTCAGAAGTGGTTGCTGAGAAGCCTGAGCAGCCTGTACCGCTTGTGCCGCCTGCGCCTGAGCAGCCTGCGCAGCTTGAAGCAGTTGCTGTGGTTGCATCGCGTTCAAAAGTTGCTGGCTGGCCGAGCTGTTGCTCAAAAGATGAGGCAAAGCGGCTGGATTTAACCCTAGACCCGATGCTAAACTAGGACTTGTTGGAACTGGGACGAAgaattcattatttctatagtcccattataaaaataaaagcttgAAACTGTTGAATGACTAATTTAATTAACCTGTAAAATCGCCATTACTGGTCGGTGTATTCAGCATGTTCTGAGGCTGAGCGATTGACTGAAGATTCGCCAGGGTGGTGGACACCACCTGACCATTACTGAGCGCCAGGTTCACCATCTGATTATTCGTTACATGGCTGACGGGGATGGTGAGGATGGTCTGTGTGGCGATTCCTGATTTAGAACAAAGGAAAAGAAGGCTATTCCTGGATCCAACAACAGTCGATGGGTTAGTTGATAATACCATCTCGGTCAGGTCTCGTACGAACGTGTCTCGAATCAATAGATACTTCATTTCCATTATGAACGTGGTTGATCCAGGAAGGGTAGTAAAGTTATCAGAGTCTCATAGAGGGATTATTAGGCAACCCATAGGGCAGGTAACCTCGTAGGCCAGCGTAGTTGGCAAACTATTATCGTCATCTTAATAGTGGGTACAGGTACTAGCACTGGACTAGGCTGCGAGAAGGACGCCTAATCATACTTAGAATAGTTTCGGGATTACCTCCAGCTCCACTAATCTGATTACCCTGTACACGCGCTTAATATGATTACTGATCATGAGTACGTACCCGTGTTGGTTCCTATAGCTAAGCTAAGCAAATCCCGTATTCCGAACAGCCATAAAAGTTTCCCGTTCTGAGGTGAGGTCAACTGACAATCCGATTAACGTTCAGTTTAAACGATATTCGACGATAATATTCCACGTACTGAAACCAAttccattttttctttattcctcCCGATCAACCACGAACGATGCCCTTTCTCCCTACGAGTATAATTTCACGGTACTTCTATGTCATCCTATCCTGAAAGACTTTTTACATTTTGAGGTCAGCAATTTGGAAGTGGCCCAGTAACCCCGATAAACGAATCAAAaacgtgaaataaaatttcaattggaaCAGAATCTCTACAAGTGtttgttaatgaaaaataaaattgctttaCTTAATTGTTCTCAAGACGTCGAACGAAGATTTCCTTCTGACCCGTGTCTTTTTTCAGACTTCTCAATTTCGCAGCAAAAATAACCCTCATCCCCGCGATGTATTCTTAAACGCGATTCTAAAATATTCCACCTCTCGTTATTTATGCTGCCAATGATCCTCATGACCTACTGCGGCCTATCAAATATTCAGTCACTATTGCTTTCAATCCTGTTCTCATTGCGAAATTGTACGCCTTAGACTCCGTCGTGGCACGATTTCACAGGgttacaaaaattttcaatcgaCCTACCGCAAACTGGTGCAAAAGTTCACTACGAACACCGTTAAGCAGCGTTCTATATCCTTCGTCGTTAAACTCCGTACATAatcgaggaaaaatgaaaagaaagtcgaaatgaaaaataatcacgACAGTCGATCGCGAATGAGGAATCAATCGAGCGTTAGTCAGTTAGCATCGATTGAGTCGGAAAGCAGTGCAAACATTATTTGCCACCACGTAACTCGTCATCGTACCACGACTGGTCCATATCCACGAACTTCAATCCACTTAGGCGGACTCGGAAAGTTCTCCTTACCCCTTGCTGTTCCTTCCTCACGGCCGCCCTATCCTACTCTCGCAACCATCTCTCTATCTCTCCGTTCCTCTCAATTGCCAGAATAGGAACCCAACTTGGTAGAAACGAAGTTAGCGCGAACCGCAATCGATATAATAGCGGCCGAATCCGCGGAGCTGTGATGTCCAGTCAGAGTGTAGCAGGGTTAGGAGAGGGTGGAACAGTACCTAGGAAGGGGTTATTCGTGGCTCTGCAAAGGGGGGGGGTAGTGAAACGTTAATTATACATTGAAATTAGTTGCAGAGTTTGCCCTCTGCTTGGCTGGCTAGTCTAGGACCACTAAGTATGGACGACGGGCGAGCCTTAGTCCGAGCCTGGTCAGAGATAGTTgatattatattatgtatatcGGCACATCTTGATTGCACAACATTATGCGCCGTCACATCGTGCAGATTTCACGATCAGACCTGCTACGACTGATTTACACCGAGAAATTCAAAGGTGTACTTAATGACTGAGGGATTATTGTTAGAGATTTCTTGTTCGTTCACTGATTGCTCGAGATACCTGCTCCTCTATCTCTGggtcgtttaattaaatttcttagtTAAGGTTCATCAAACATTGTGACAATTTGAAAGGGTCGATTTTGGAAAAATCCATATCAAAATAGGAaacgttttaattattccaagtacatttccttacattcctgaaGAACGGAAATCACCTGAGATCTAAAAGTAAAATGATTCATCGGTGCATCTCGCATCAGGCTACGAACCGAATAATTCATTGAACCGAGCACACGTATTTGCGAAGCTGTTCAAAGAATAATCAATTCACGTGACACGTTGAACGTCGACTCAGGCCTGGTTTTGAACATGAACGAAGCCTGAATGGATGTCAATCAATGGATCGTTTTGAAAGCCGAAGAGAACACGGACGCATAAGAAACAGAAGGCTTACCTTGCGACGTGGGGATAAGAAGCTGAGCCCCTTGAATGCCTTGAACCAATTGACCGGACGTTAGGATGAATTGAGGCATCGCGACCGATTGTGGTTGAGATAATAGTTGAGGTAATGTCGCCATTGGCGCCGAACTCGGTGGCAGAAGATGAGGTGCAGCTGTCGTACTCGAGGCTGTTGGTACGGTACCGCCTGAACAGGAAAATTCATTGGCTGAGAACAAGGCATTTAGCTGGTTCTGAATAAACGATAAATCTACTGCTGACGATACGAGAGGCAAATGTTCGCTGAGGGTGTCAAGTTTCCTGTTACTTTACCAGAAGAGCTGACAGTGAGATTCAGGGGCGTGTTGATGAGCTGATTGTTAGTCAATCCTGCTGTCATTCCCTGGAGACCTGCAGCCAGGGATGCCACCTGTGGCAGGTTCTGCAGATTCGCCAGATTCTGAAGATTTTGCAGGGTCACCATGCCGGCCACTGATAACGAATCAATACGAACATagatttacataattttaaacgatagaaaaatttgtacgaaataaaaatcTGTTTAATCAACTCACTGATTGACTCACTTGTGCCGTTGAGATGTGCCTGCGCGACAGCCGCCCGTTTCGCGTGGTGTAGATTTTCAGGTGACGGACTACATCGTCCCTTTCGCGAATTCTTCATGTCGTCCATCATCATCTGATGCTCGTGAAGCGAGCTTCCGGTAGTGGCAGCAGGTTCAGG contains:
- the pdm3 gene encoding POU-domain protein pdm3 isoform X1, with the translated sequence MAEGSAEEEQSSTAAPASPPADLRTLNTQLSPPYHHQPHLQPRLQHLQHPNMLATAVPPRHSHSMLSHQVNTEAELDAPCDVPLNLKSERWWADLRTRPAPASSTDSDRSSAGSPEPAATTGSSLHEHQMMMDDMKNSRKGRCSPSPENLHHAKRAAVAQAHLNGTSESIMAGMVTLQNLQNLANLQNLPQVASLAAGLQGMTAGLTNNQLINTPLNLTVSSSGGTVPTASSTTAAPHLLPPSSAPMATLPQLLSQPQSVAMPQFILTSGQLVQGIQGAQLLIPTSQGIATQTILTIPVSHVTNNQMVNLALSNGQVVSTTLANLQSIAQPQNMLNTPTSNGDFTVPTSPSLASGLGLNPAALPHLLSNSSASQQLLNAMQPQQLLQAAQAAQAQAAQAVQAAQASQQPLLTTSPQQHGHRHGSHMNHYTPTEKHHRERPEQSSPLNESVVSAASALNRLAASNGEITITTTHGHSGVGVKASPSSMHSSKEEEDDLNDSPNQPTINEATNNVVDGINLEEIKEFAKVFKLRRLSLGLTQTQVGQALSVTEGPAYSQSAICSALATQMYAATQIASQQHATFEKLDITPKSAQKIKPVLERWMKEAEESVSAYRYKSGVNHLTDFIGVEPSKKRKRRTSFTPQALELLNAHFDRNTHPNGNEITNIAQRLGYDREVIRIWFCNKRQSLKNTLRSLSKSVA
- the pdm3 gene encoding POU-domain protein pdm3 isoform X6; this translates as MAEGSAEEEQSSTAAPASPPADLRTLNTQLSPPYHHQPHLQPRLQHLQHPNMLATAVPPRHSHSMLSHQVNTEAELDAPCDVPLNLKSERWWADLRTRPAPASSTDSDRSSAGSPEPAATTGSSLHEHQMMMDDMKNSRKGRCSPSPENLHHAKRAAVAQAHLNGTSESIMAGMVTLQNLQNLANLQNLPQVASLAAGLQGMTAGLTNNQLINTPLNLTVSSSGGTVPTASSTTAAPHLLPPSSAPMATLPQLLSQPQSVAMPQFILTSGQLVQGIQGAQLLIPTSQGIATQTILTIPVSHVTNNQMVNLALSNGQVVSTTLANLQSIAQPQNMLNTPTSNGDFTVPTSPSLASGLGLNPAALPHLLSNSSASQQLLNAMQPQQLLQAAQAAQAQAAQAVQAAQASQQPLLTTSPQQHGHRHGSHMNHYTPTEKHHRERPEQSSPLNESVVSAASALNRLAASNGEITITTTHGHSGVGVKASPSSMHSSKEEEDDLNDSPNQPTINEATNNVVDGINLEEIKEFAKVFKLRRLSLGLTQTQVGQALSVTEGPAYSQSAICRFEKLDITPKSAQKIKPVLERWMKEAEESVSAYRYKSGVNHLTDFIGVEPSKKRKRRTSFTPQALELLNAHFDRNTHPNGNEITNIAQRLGYDREVIRIWFCNKRQSLKNTLRSLSKSVA
- the pdm3 gene encoding POU-domain protein pdm3 isoform X5; translation: MAEGSAEEEQSSTAAPASPPADLRTLNTQLSPPYHHQPHLQPRLQHLQHPNMLATAVPPRHSHSMLSHQVNTEAELDAPCDVPLNLKSEDSDRSSAGSPEPAATTGSSLHEHQMMMDDMKNSRKGRCSPSPENLHHAKRAAVAQAHLNGTSESIMAGMVTLQNLQNLANLQNLPQVASLAAGLQGMTAGLTNNQLINTPLNLTVSSSGGTVPTASSTTAAPHLLPPSSAPMATLPQLLSQPQSVAMPQFILTSGQLVQGIQGAQLLIPTSQGIATQTILTIPVSHVTNNQMVNLALSNGQVVSTTLANLQSIAQPQNMLNTPTSNGDFTVPTSPSLASGLGLNPAALPHLLSNSSASQQLLNAMQPQQLLQAAQAAQAQAAQAVQAAQASQQPLLTTSPQQHGHRHGSHMNHYTPTEKHHRERPEQSSPLNESVVSAASALNRLAASNGEITITTTHGHSGVGVKASPSSMHSSKEEEDDLNDSPNQPTINEATNNVVDGINLEEIKEFAKVFKLRRLSLGLTQTQVGQALSVTEGPAYSQSAICSALATQMYAATQIASQQHATFEKLDITPKSAQKIKPVLERWMKEAEESVSAYRYKSGVNHLTDFIGVEPSKKRKRRTSFTPQALELLNAHFDRNTHPNGNEITNIAQRLGYDREVIRIWFCNKRQSLKNTLRSLSKSVA
- the pdm3 gene encoding POU-domain protein pdm3 isoform X7 — its product is MAEGSAEEEQSSTAAPASPPADLRTLNTQLSPPYHHQPHLQPRLQHLQHPNMLATAVPPRHSHSMLSHQVNTEAELDAPCDVPLNLKSEDSDRSSAGSPEPAATTGSSLHEHQMMMDDMKNSRKGRCSPSPENLHHAKRAAVAQAHLNGTMAGMVTLQNLQNLANLQNLPQVASLAAGLQGMTAGLTNNQLINTPLNLTVSSSGGTVPTASSTTAAPHLLPPSSAPMATLPQLLSQPQSVAMPQFILTSGQLVQGIQGAQLLIPTSQGIATQTILTIPVSHVTNNQMVNLALSNGQVVSTTLANLQSIAQPQNMLNTPTSNGDFTVPTSPSLASGLGLNPAALPHLLSNSSASQQLLNAMQPQQLLQAAQAAQAQAAQAVQAAQASQQPLLTTSPQQHGHRHGSHMNHYTPTEKHHRERPEQSSPLNESVVSAASALNRLAASNGEITITTTHGHSGVGVKASPSSMHSSKEEEDDLNDSPNQPTINEATNNVVDGINLEEIKEFAKVFKLRRLSLGLTQTQVGQALSVTEGPAYSQSAICSALATQMYAATQIASQQHATFEKLDITPKSAQKIKPVLERWMKEAEESVSAYRYKSGVNHLTDFIGVEPSKKRKRRTSFTPQALELLNAHFDRNTHPNGNEITNIAQRLGYDREVIRIWFCNKRQSLKNTLRSLSKSVA
- the pdm3 gene encoding POU-domain protein pdm3 isoform X8 codes for the protein MAEGSAEEEQSSTAAPASPPADLRTLNTQLSPPYHHQPHLQPRLQHLQHPNMLATAVPPRHSHSMLSHQVNTEAELDAPCDVPLNLKSERWWADLRTRPAPASSTDSDRSSAGSPEPAATTGSSLHEHQMMMDDMKNSRKGRCSPSPENLHHAKRAAVAQAHLNGTSESIMAGMVTLQNLQNLANLQNLPQVASLAAGLQGMTAGLTNNQLINTPLNLTVSSSGGTVPTASSTTAAPHLLPPSSAPMATLPQLLSQPQSVAMPQFILTSGQLVQGIQGAQLLIPTSQGIATQTILTIPVSHVTNNQMVNLALSNGQVVSTTLANLQSIAQPQNMLNTPTSNGDFTVPTSPSLASGLGLNPAALPHLLSNSSASQQLLNAMQPQQLLQAAQAAQAQAAQAVQAAQASQQPLLTTSPQQHGHRHGSHMNHYTPTEKHHRERPEQSSPLNESVVSAASALNRLAASNGEITITTTHGHSGVGVKASPSSMHSSKEEEDDLNDSPNQPTINEATNNVVDGINLEEIKEFAKVFKLRRLSLGLTQTQVGQALSVTEGPAYSQSAICRFEKLDITPKSAQKIKPVLERWMKEAEERYKSGVNHLTDFIGVEPSKKRKRRTSFTPQALELLNAHFDRNTHPNGNEITNIAQRLGYDREVIRIWFCNKRQSLKNTLRSLSKSVA
- the pdm3 gene encoding POU-domain protein pdm3 isoform X9, producing the protein MMMDDMKNSRKGRCSPSPENLHHAKRAAVAQAHLNGTSESIMAGMVTLQNLQNLANLQNLPQVASLAAGLQGMTAGLTNNQLINTPLNLTVSSSGGTVPTASSTTAAPHLLPPSSAPMATLPQLLSQPQSVAMPQFILTSGQLVQGIQGAQLLIPTSQGIATQTILTIPVSHVTNNQMVNLALSNGQVVSTTLANLQSIAQPQNMLNTPTSNGDFTVPTSPSLASGLGLNPAALPHLLSNSSASQQLLNAMQPQQLLQAAQAAQAQAAQAVQAAQASQQPLLTTSPQQHGHRHGSHMNHYTPTEKHHRERPEQSSPLNESVVSAASALNRLAASNGEITITTTHGHSGVGVKASPSSMHSSKEEEDDLNDSPNQPTINEATNNVVDGINLEEIKEFAKVFKLRRLSLGLTQTQVGQALSVTEGPAYSQSAICSALATQMYAATQIASQQHATFEKLDITPKSAQKIKPVLERWMKEAEESVSAYRYKSGVNHLTDFIGVEPSKKRKRRTSFTPQALELLNAHFDRNTHPNGNEITNIAQRLGYDREVIRIWFCNKRQSLKNTLRSLSKSVA
- the pdm3 gene encoding POU-domain protein pdm3 isoform X2 is translated as MAEGSAEEEQSSTAAPASPPADLRTLNTQLSPPYHHQPHLQPRLQHLQHPNMLATAVPPRHSHSMLSHQVNTEAELDAPCDVPLNLKSERWWADLRTRPAPASSTDSDRSSAGSPEPAATTGSSLHEHQMMMDDMKNSRKGRCSPSPENLHHAKRAAVAQAHLNGTMAGMVTLQNLQNLANLQNLPQVASLAAGLQGMTAGLTNNQLINTPLNLTVSSSGGTVPTASSTTAAPHLLPPSSAPMATLPQLLSQPQSVAMPQFILTSGQLVQGIQGAQLLIPTSQGIATQTILTIPVSHVTNNQMVNLALSNGQVVSTTLANLQSIAQPQNMLNTPTSNGDFTVPTSPSLASGLGLNPAALPHLLSNSSASQQLLNAMQPQQLLQAAQAAQAQAAQAVQAAQASQQPLLTTSPQQHGHRHGSHMNHYTPTEKHHRERPEQSSPLNESVVSAASALNRLAASNGEITITTTHGHSGVGVKASPSSMHSSKEEEDDLNDSPNQPTINEATNNVVDGINLEEIKEFAKVFKLRRLSLGLTQTQVGQALSVTEGPAYSQSAICSALATQMYAATQIASQQHATFEKLDITPKSAQKIKPVLERWMKEAEESVSAYRYKSGVNHLTDFIGVEPSKKRKRRTSFTPQALELLNAHFDRNTHPNGNEITNIAQRLGYDREVIRIWFCNKRQSLKNTLRSLSKSVA